In one window of Miscanthus floridulus cultivar M001 chromosome 12, ASM1932011v1, whole genome shotgun sequence DNA:
- the LOC136498342 gene encoding uncharacterized protein, which produces MDEHLTSGAACEGIDDVRIRDIGEFIVLLREALDVLAEGLARPLPSIMQIPRVTRSNVGTLEVTNEGQGEVGSAPDATRVELLEPCPCHARQEQGQVVSRRRAWPSALAEGWQLSSLDGQCFQILVLLSFGLQVFLLLFAWIRRHNVSPVPRLLLWLAYLLADSTALFTLGHLSISSRLKEHQLVAFWAPLLLVHLGGQDTITAYSIEDNGIWLRHLQTLVVQVAGAIFVMYKYIPGSESLVIAAAVLIFVVGVLKYAERIWALKCATMDSIWLSLDTDASVVDRGNDALFEALLVRRHCLDAEDVLMAAHGLLDVCKGLFIGLRSLQRPYLGQVVQSFNLCGRLDMLMEMELSLMYDIMYTKAVVIHTWYGFCIRIIAPVATVVAFVLFQVSSKDGHSRHDVVISYVLLVGALVLEMASLVRAVGSTWTRVWLYDKMMKQEEAQAADTANSYSKWRFFHDELVLFRHMVGAARNRRWSGSVGQYNLLLSCARDRGEPHGKLRRIMRLVKDLWRGNQHQSWSAEVSGSTKESVLSEVLRIVGKGRHDGGNGNVGAFPGLVTLKEFGLTDHLGWSVQDIGFEDSIIAWHIASDICMFKDRSKKERLKEAIRVVSNYMMFLLVERPYMLPGPVRRSRHQHVRDALFRVMRTTEDAGHSQWEPEERITTTE; this is translated from the exons ATGGACGAGCACCTCACTAGTGGTGCAGCATGTGAAGGAATTGATGATGTCCGCATCCGTGACATTGGGGAGTTCATTGTGCTTCTTAGGGAAGCACTAGATGTACTCGCAGAAGGTCTTGCCCGACCTCTACCTTCAATTATGCAAATCCCAAGAGTTACCAGGTCGAATGTAGGTACCTTGGAAGTGACCAATGAAGGTCAAGGGGAGGTTGGCTCCGCTCCAGATGCTACCAGGGTTGAGCTGCTCGAGCCATGCCCTTGCCATGCTAGACAGGAGCAGGGGCAG GTGGTCAGTAGGAGGAGGGCCTGGCCCTCAGCTCTTGCTGAGGGTTGGCAGCTCTCGTCTTTGGATGGTCAATGCT TCCAAATTCTTGTCCTTCTGAGCTTCGGTCTTCAAGTTTTCCTGCtcttgtttgcttggatccgTCGGCACAACGTGTCACCTGTACCAAGGTTGCTTCTGTGGTTGGCCTACCTTCTAGCCGACTCGACCGCGCTCTTCACCCTTGGCCACCTCTCCATTAGCAGCAGGCTGAAGGAGCACCAGCTGGTGGCGTTCTGGGCGCCGCTCCTCCTGGTGCATCTGGGTGGCCAGGATACCATCACAGCCTACTCCATAGAGGACAACGGCATCTGGTTGCGCCACCTGCAGACACTCGTGGTGCAGGTAGCGGGAGCTATCTTTGTCATGTACAAGTACATACCAGGAAGCGAGAGCTTGGTCATCGCGGCTGCGGTGCTGATCTTTGTGGTGGGCGTCCTCAAGTATGCTGAGAGGATATGGGCGCTCAAGTGCGCCACCATGGATAGCATCTGGCTGTCTCTCGACACGGACGCCAGCGTCGTCGACAGGGGCAATGATGCACTTTTCGAGGCGTTGCTGGTCAGAAGGCACTGCCTGGATGCAGAGGATGTTCTGATGGCGGCACACGGCCTGCTGGATGTCTGCAAGGGACTGTTCATCGGCCTGAGGTCACTGCAGCGCCCGTATCTGGGGCAGGTGGTGCAGTCATTCAACTTATGTGGCCGCCTGGACATGCTGATGGAGATGGAGCTGTCCCTGATGTACGACATCATGTACACCAAGGCGGTGGTGATCCACACCTGGTACGGATTCTGCATCCGCATCATTGCGCCGGTTGCCACAGTGGTAGCGTTCGTGCTGTTTCAGGTAAGCAGCAAAGATGGTCACAGCAGACATGATGTGGTCATCTCCTACGTCTTGCTGGTCGGGGCCTTAGTCCTGGAGATGGCATCCTTAGTCAGGGCAGTCGGGTCTACCTGGACACGGGTCTGGCTGTATGACAAGATGATGAAacaagaagaagcacaagcagCAGACACAGCAAACAGCTACTCCAAATGGAGGTTTTTCCACGACGAGCTTGTATTGTTCCGCCACATGGTCGGGGCAGCCAGGAACAGGAGGTGGTCCGGCTCTGTCGGGCAGTATAACTTACTGCTGTCCTGCGCCCGGGACCGTGGGGAGCCCCATGGCAAACTGCGCCGGATCATGCGCCTTGTCAAGGACTTGTGGAGGGGCAACCAGCACCAGTCGTGGTCGGCCGAGGTTTCGGGCTCAACCAAGGAGTCGGTGCTAAGCGAGGTGCTACGGATTGTAGGGAAAGGTCGACATGATGGTGGCAACGGCAATGTCGGCGCCTTCCCGGGTCTGGTCACACTGAAAGAGTTTGGCCTCACGGACCACCTCGGCTGGAGCGTCCAAGACATTGGCTTCGAAGACAGCATCATCGCGTGGCACATCGCCAGTGACATCTGCATGTTCAAGGATCGCAGCAAGAAGGAGAGGCTGAAGGAGGCCATCCGTGTGGTATCTAACTACATGATGTTCCTCCTGGTTGAACGCCCCTACATGCTACCCGGTCCAGTGCGTCGCAGCAGGCACCAACATGTCCGCGACGCGCTGTTCCGGGTGATGCGAACCACGGAAGATGCAGGCCACAGCCAGTGGGAGCCAGAGGAGCGT ATTACGACAACGGAGTAA
- the LOC136497625 gene encoding heat shock protein 82-like: MAGHANQSYYSSNALLYSNVETFTFRTEIDQPLSLVISTFYSNEDIFLRELISNASDAHDKINVERKLLEELCIRIVPDRAAKTLSIIDSGVGMTKSDLVDHLGTIMRSGTKEFMETLDAGSTHIPMIGQFGVGFYSAYLVAHKVVITTKHNNDEQYIWESQGGRSFTITLDTTNKPIRRGTKITLSLKDDHLQYLEEDRLKDLIKKYSEFIAYPIYLLTEKTTEGDIGHDKDQHGDIEEIDDKGKKKKKKVSFDEKLGRGELHEWVEINEQRHIRLHDLKGVTREECNSLYKFLTNDCKDYLAVKHFSVEDDLQFKAIVFVPFHVPVDPFNMRKKLNNIKVYMRRVFITDNCEELIPEWLGFIKGIVDSNDLPLNISREMLQQNEILKVIRKVLVKKCIEMFFEIADNKDDYAKFYDAFSKNIKLGIHEDSENRAKLADLLRYHSTKSGDEMTSLKDYVTRMKEGQTDIYYITGDSDKVVENSPFPEQLKKKGYEVLLNVDAIDEYVMGKLKEYNSKKFVSASGSRKIS; encoded by the exons ATGGCAGGCCATGCAAATCAGTCCTACTACTCATCCAACGCCTTGCTCTACTCCA ATGTGGAGACCTTCACGTTCCGGACCGAGATCGACCAGCCGCTCTCCCTCGTCATCAGCACCTTCTACTCCAACGAGGATATCTTCCTCAGGGAGCTCATCTCCAATGCATCCGAC GCGCATGACAAGATCAACGTCGAGAGGAAGCTGCTTGAAGAGCTCTGCATCCGCATCGTCCCTGACAGGGCCGCCAAGACGCTCTCCATCATCGACTCTGGTGTCGGAATGACAAAGTCCGACCTTGTCGACCACCTCGGCACCATCATGCGCTCCGGAACAAAGGAGTTCATGGAGACACTCGACGCAGGCTCTACCCACATCCCCATGATCGGCCAGTTTGGGGTCGGCTTCTACTCTGCGTACCTCGTTGCCCACAAGGTCGTCATCACCACCAAGCACAACAACGACGAGCAGTACATTTGGGAGTCCCAGGGCGGCAGGTCATTCACCATCACGCTTGACACCACTAACAAGCCCATTCGGCGAGGCACCAAGATCACACTCTCCCTCAAGGATGACCATCTCCAGTATCTTGAGGAGGACCGCCTCAAGGATCTCATCAAGAAGTACTCCGAGTTCATCGCCTATCCCATCTATCTCTTGACCGAGAAGACTACAGAGGGGGATATCGGCCATGATAAGGACCAACACGGTGACATCGAGGAGATTGACGACaaaggcaagaaaaagaagaagaaagtttcTTTTGACGAGAAACTAGGGAGGGGAGAGCTCCACGAGTGGGTGGAGATCAACGAGCAGAGGCACATCAGGCTGCATGACCTGAAAGGGGTCACGCGCGAAGAGTGCAATTCCTTGTACAAGTTCCTGACAAATGATTGCAAAGACTACCTTGCCGTGAAGCACTTCTCGGTTGAGGATGATCTGCAGTTCAAGGCCATCGTCTTCGTGCCCTTCCACGTGCCGGTGGACCCGTTCAACATGCGCAAGAAGCTCAACAACATCAAGGTCTACATGCGCCGTGTCTTTATCACGGACAACTGCGAAGAGCTTATCCCGGAGTGGCTTGGCTTCATTAAGGGTATCGTGGACTCCAACGACCTGCCGCTCAACATCTCCCGTGAGATGCTGCAGCAGAACGAGATCCTCAAGGTCATCCGCAAGGTTCTCGTCAAGAAGTGCATCGAGATGTTCTTCGAGATCGCCGACAAcaaggacgactacgccaagTTCTACGACGCCTTCTCCAAGAACATCAAGCTAGGCATCCACGAGGACTCTGAAAACCGCGCCAAGCTGGCCGACCTACTGCGTTACCACTCCACAAAGAGCGGCGATGAGATGACGAGCCTCAAGGACTACGTCACGCGCATGAAGGAGGGGCAGACCGACATATACTACATCACCGGTGACAGCGACAAGGTTGTCGAGAATTCTCCGTTCCCGGAGCAGCTCAAGAAGAAGGGGTACGAAGTCCTCTTGAATGTGGACGCCATCGATGAGTATGTCATGGGGAAACTGAAAGAGTATAATAGCAAGAAGTTTGTGTCTGCTAGCGGATCTAGAAAAATAAGTTAG